CCAAAATCTCAAACTTGGAGTAGGTAAAAATCTCTCCACCTTCATATATGCTTGTATGGTGCTAATTAGTGCATCCTTGTTAGTTGCATCTTGTTTTTGCCAAGttttcttcttcactttcttgcatataatttcaaaagcctaattaattttggttgaatatgcaaGCCCTATTCATTCAACTTGCATATTTCCTCAAAAGATTATTAGAGGATGAAGAGAGAACCAAAGAGATAAGGTGAGGAACAACCTTGTTGATGACTTAATCGAATGTGAAAAAAAGCTTGGAGTCACTTGACCccactaaaatttcaaatatataaaattttattaatttgtattttaactGATAATTACTTTGTGATCCcagtacataatttataatactaaaaattattaaataaaaaataaaatgtgagtCATGTGATCCCATTAAAAGAGAAACGACTAAAAAAGTATATAGATGTGAAAAGTGATATTAGGTGGTCATGAGTTAAGTGTTAGAAGAACATTTTTTTGCaatgaagataataaaaattcgactgcaaaataaaatagaagataAATTGTTGGATGATTACATATATTAaagcaaatttatttgaaaaaattcctAATGAAGCAATTATACCAcgttttttatatatgaagaaTTGTCGAGGCTAATTAGAAAAGAGATATatctgtatataattttaaagtgaaagttttgattaaattattttattttactcatAACTATATTTGTTACattaataagttaattttattgtaaaaattaattagtttaaaattttgtcccaCTAACTTAAATTTGTGACTACCAAAATGCCTGATTGCGAAGATTCTAAACTCCAGTCATGCCAatctttctaatttttcaatatttctttcacttttaagaataaaaaaaataaagttatataatcTATAACTAGGGAGTGACTAAAAATTTTGTAGGAATATCGTGTGGTAATCTATCATCTAATGAATTTATTCTTCATTTATATTAACCTCGAACTTActtagtttggttttaaaaatcgatttaacttatttaaaatttatttagatcGAATGAACTGAGTTTGATATTGAATGATTGGCTCATTTTTAataccaaattaaattaaaattaaacaaagtttggtttagttttggCTCATGAACTATGcaatgatttgattcaattcgagtttgatttattattcgatttgaatcatatcaaacaattattaaaataacatcattttgtatattattagataaacgatattgttttgtcaataagcAATATACTTGAGTTATAAATCTAAATCATTAACTCAAACCGAACTTTAAACCGAAGGACATAAACTTGAGCTACTCTTAAATTTGACTTGACAAAACTAAGTAGaaatttagtcaaatttaagttttattagtttcaattaatgtttttaaaactaaatagtTAATTGAATTGATTATCTTATTAGTTTATGGTTCCATTGGTTTAACCGCTTTAACctatcaatttcaatataagtcgttataattgaaaaaataatctataaaaattgaattaacacTTCATAGTAATAtacaattattcaattaattaatatgaatgtCATTTGGTAAATATTCctaaatttatcaatataaagGATGGTACgaacttttaatatatttatttatactgattatataatacatgaCATGACATGACATGACATGACATTAAAGTacaaataattcacataaactatatttgatttattgactccaaattttaataatacaaatccTTTTGCATTGAAAACCAAGTATgcaaaatattatcataaattaaaatttttatattactcgTATAACCAATTTTGATTGGTTTCGACAAATTTTTCAATAACCCAATAATTACATGAAAATTAGACTGAATTACAAACAGGTTTGTGATTGAAAAGGTAAAACCGGCCACTTTGATTCAGTTTTAAAGACACTACttttagtttgaatcaaatttaaactaaaaaatattcaaatttggcTTCGTTCGTATCTGACGTTGATCAAGGTCGACTTGCTTGAATCAATACGTAGATTTGATCTAAAGCTTGAACCGGATCCACCTAATTCTGGAACAAGGGTTGGAGGTGTGGGCTTACAATAAAGAAGAAGGCCCAATATCAAGATATTGCTTACATTATTTttaggaggaagaagaaaagacaaGACAACACATACATCAAAGCCTTTATCGTTTCCTCAGAAGCTGGAGCCTTGCAGGAACAATTTGCAGAGCAAAGGCAAAGAATGCAAACTTCTACATTAAATCACACTTTAATCTTATCTTTCATACTTCTTCTACTACTCTCTTTACTTGTTCCTGTCATCATCAACACTCCCAAGTCTCCGCCATCTCTTTCACTTGTAAATCACAACCCTGAAATGTCTCCCACTATCACTACCACCACCACCGAGATATTCGGAGTCAAGATTCAGAAAAACCCTCCTCAGTCTAAGCTTGATGAGCTTGATGTGTCCTCTTGGCCCAAGTGAGTAAAGTTCGCATCTTTATCACTGTGGCTTCTTATTGTGTTGTCGATACTTGTTCTTTTTTATGCCCTTTCTGTAGAAAAAATTTGTccttttttgttattgttgtatATTTTTAGATTAGAAGAGTTTAGGGCGTATCTGTGTTGCGGGAAACAGGAGTGGAGTATAGGAGTGGTTTTGTGGTAAAATGGCTGATGGgtttttaagaaaatgaatagttgttTTATGAAAAATCTGGCAAAtctgaggttttttttttttttggtgtaaaCGAGTTGAAATTGGCTTCTTTTCTACATTTTCAAAAGCTTGGTTGGGGACTTTTATCATGTATTCACACTTAGGTTGGCAATTTAGTGTTAAAGTTGCCATTTTTTCTGCACATTTTGTCTCTATTATTCGCCTTTGCACTGAAAATTCAACTTTGTATGTTCAGTCagaaaattatagatttaatattgaTCCCTACTTTTCAGATAGCTTGTAAAGGTTTATTATTGCTTTGTACATTAATTATAGTTGGAGCGGGCTGCAAGCTGACTGATTTGGGTGgcatttgatataattgataGGTTCTTTAGAAGAAAAGAGGAAGATCAAGATGATGATAACTTATTATAACTTCGACAAGTCTTTCATTCTAGTTAAAATGtttgacttttttcttttctagtgGAGGATGAAAGTTCACATATAATTGGATGTAGGTATGTGGTTGATTGTAGGTATGAATTTGCTGCTAGTAAAAATGTTCAAGGACTTAATATAAGGAAGTTGTATTCTTTAAAGTATGATGTGGAGACcctttttagatttaaattattaaattgtataatcCCTTGATATTAAGCAACTTTGGGCGGTAAACCTGCATATGCTTTATAAGTTTtatttggttattgttttagCATATACTGTGTGTTGGACAAAATAACATGAGGTTCAATCCTGGTGACTGTCCTCTCTTCATCCAATCCTGTCTTGACTTGGGTATGTTGTTAATGTTACGCTAATTAGAAAGAACCTTaagaaagattgaaaattttgcaATGTTGGAAGCACGGAGATATGAAAAGGAGTGGAAGGGGGCTTGAGTTTCTTCATTGTTCAAATTCACTCCATTTCTATTTCTTTAGAAAGGGGTAGCTTTAGAATAAGTTCTTCCCAATTTAACTTCCTTTTTTTCTGCCTTGTGTCTGTTAGAATGCCCTTCTTGTCAATTCATTATTTCAATGCATGTATCTTAGTTCAAAAGTGATCTCATTTGAACTGAGATCAGTGCGATTATTTGTTTTCTGAACTGTAATATACACTGCTCTGTGAATGTGGTAGTCAAAAGTTGGCCTAAATTCATTTGTTAGCTCACCACCGATATTGCATCCATGTTCTTTAACCAGCACCATGATAACGCATgtgtatttattatatatttgtctAAAAATGTTCTGATTTATgagtatacatattttaaaatcaacatTAATGAAGCTATTACTTTGATATTTCATGAATAGGTGGGAATGCCCTCCAAGCAAATTTCCGTGGACATTCAAAGCGACAGAGACAATGTATTTTCTCGAGGGGAAAGTTCAGGTTTATGTTGAAGGGAATGAAGGATcatttgaaattggggctggcGATTTGGTTATTTTTCCCAAAGGGATGAACATTACTTGGGATGTTGTTGAAGCGGTGAACAAGCACTACAGCTTGGAAGActaatgtaaatatatatatatatgccttGCTGAACTTATCAATCATTAGGATTTATGCAATAAAATTGTACCTAATCTCTTACAGGGGAGAATTCAGTTAGTAGATTTTCTAAAATCATCATCTACCTTTTAGTCAATGCATTGTGTTTCACTTTCACGATACTATAGTTTCAGAATGAGTTGGATGATAAAACCATCTATGATATGCTTCTATCTGTTTATGTATGATGTCCAACAAACTTAacatttttggaatttttcaaCATACGTTGTTGAAGTTGAAGCTTGGAGGAGTTGGGAGTGTAGATGCATTTGAATCTTTTAGTAGAATGCATCTACCTTTTAGTCAATGCATTGTGTTTCACTTTCACGATACTATAGTTTCAGAATGAGTTGGATGATAAAACCATCTATGATATGCTTCTATCTGTTTATCTATGATGTCCAACAAACTTAACcttttttggaatttttcaaCATATGATGTTGAAGTTGAAGCTCAGGAGGAGTTGGGAGTGTAGATGCATTTGAATCTTTTAGTTGAATGCATCTACCTTTTAGTCAATGCATTGTGTTTCATTTTCACGATACTATAGTTTCAGAATGAGTTGGATGATAAAACGATCTATGATATGCTTCTATCTGTTTATATATGATGTCCAACAAACTTAACcatttttggaatttttcaaCGTACGTTGTTGAAGTTGAAGCTTGGAGGAGTTGCGAGTGTAGACGCATTTGAATCTTGCTAGAGACTTTGTAGGAGGTCTTATTGAAATATCATATCTTTGGGCAAGTAACATCCTGGGATATGTGTATGTTGAAAAACAATGTAAGATGCAggttaaatttcaaaatagcTAACGGTAGAAAGCAACATAGATAAAAAGGAACAAAGAAAAGTTCTCTTGTATTTCTATCCGAAACTCTACCAGTCCTTAAAAGTTGCAGGTGGCTTCACATCATCAATTTGGGATGGCAATATGCTTTATCTCAGTTAGGGGTGGATTCTATTTGAGTTGATGCATTTAGTAATGTGGtctttataacaaataaattcCATATCGCGATGACATGTGGAATAAGAAAGAAGAGTTTATAAGTGTAATGTTATtcaaaatttacttattttttatgaaatgcattatttataaaagtttGATGATAACGGTACATGTATTAGAGACTAGGTAAACTCTTATTACTCTTTCAAATAGGATCTTCTTTGCTTATACAAAGGCTATTCAACAGCAACACATAGTTTcagattttattgttataatattttttatatataggaTTCATCATTTTGTTCGTTTGTCATTATTTCATTCtttgaggaaaagaaaaaaagagagacaaGATGGCTTCCCAAGCTCCATTGATAGTATCATTCGGTGAGATGCTTATTGATTTTGTTCCTGATGTTGCTGGTGTCTCCCTAGCTGAATCTAATGGCTTCATCAAAGCCCCCGGTGGTGCTCCGGCTAATGTGGCCTGTGCCATTGCCAAGATTGGGGGTAACGCAGCATTCATTGGCAAGGTTCCGGCGGCCTGtttgttgtttatattaaataaatgcaacaaaaaaattgtaataataattaatttgtgcTTGTGTGACAGGTTGGTGAAGATGAGTTTGGATACATGCTAAGAGACATCCTGAATAAGAATGGAGTGAAAACAGAAGGAGTGTGTTTTGATAAGAACGCAAGAACAGCATTGGCTTTTGTGACATTGAGAAATGATGGAGAGAGGGAGTTCATGTTTTACAGAAACCCAAGTGCAGATATGTTGTTGAAGGAGTCAGaattaaacatgaaaatgatcaaagaggccaaaatatttcattatggATCAATAAGCTTGATATCCGAGCCATGCAGATCAGCTCATATGGCAGCCATGAAAGCTGCTAAAGAAGCTGGGTGTTTGCTGTCTTATGATCCCAATGTTCGGTTGCCTCTTTGGCCATCAGAGGATGCTGCTAGAGATGGGATCAAAAGCATATGGAATTATGCTGATTTTATTAAGGTCAGTGATGATGAAGTGGGGTTTTTGACAAAAGGAGGAGATCCAAATAA
This is a stretch of genomic DNA from Mangifera indica cultivar Alphonso chromosome 11, CATAS_Mindica_2.1, whole genome shotgun sequence. It encodes these proteins:
- the LOC123228697 gene encoding uncharacterized protein LOC123228697 — encoded protein: MQTSTLNHTLILSFILLLLLSLLVPVIINTPKSPPSLSLVNHNPEMSPTITTTTTEIFGVKIQKNPPQSKLDELDVSSWPKWECPPSKFPWTFKATETMYFLEGKVQVYVEGNEGSFEIGAGDLVIFPKGMNITWDVVEAVNKHYSLED
- the LOC123228696 gene encoding probable fructokinase-5 codes for the protein MASQAPLIVSFGEMLIDFVPDVAGVSLAESNGFIKAPGGAPANVACAIAKIGGNAAFIGKVGEDEFGYMLRDILNKNGVKTEGVCFDKNARTALAFVTLRNDGEREFMFYRNPSADMLLKESELNMKMIKEAKIFHYGSISLISEPCRSAHMAAMKAAKEAGCLLSYDPNVRLPLWPSEDAARDGIKSIWNYADFIKVSDDEVGFLTKGGDPNKDDVVMTLWHDKLKLLVVTYGDKGSGYFSSKFKGRVPGFAVKTVDTTGAGDSFVGSFLANLAKDPNILADEAKLKEALIFSNACGALCTTQKGAIPALPTPAAAQQLIKSSKK